The Miscanthus floridulus cultivar M001 chromosome 7, ASM1932011v1, whole genome shotgun sequence genome includes a region encoding these proteins:
- the LOC136464819 gene encoding uncharacterized protein, translating into MRAVVITRGGGGPEVLEAQEVEDPAPQGDGEVLLQVAAAGVNRADTLQRHGRHPPPAGAPPYPGLECSGTILALGPNVPPRWAVGDKVCALLSGGGYAEKVVVPAGQLLPVPEGVSLTDAAGLPEVACTVWSTVFMTSHLSPGESFLIHGGSSGIGTFAIQIAKHLGIKVFVTAGSEEKLAACKDLGADVCINYKTEDFVERVKQETDGKGVDVILDNIGGPYLQRNLNNLGVDGRLFIIGFQGGAVTEVNLQAVFARRLTIQAAGLRSRSLANKAQIVSEVEKNVWPAVSAGKVKPVIYKTFPLSEAAEAHRLMETSTHIGKILLLP; encoded by the exons ATGAGGGCGGTGGTGAtcacgcgcggcggcggcggcccggagGTGCTGGAGGCGCAGGAGGTGGAGGACCCCGCGCCGCAGGGAGACGGGGAGGTCCTCCTCCAGGTGGCCGCCGCGGGCGTCAACCGCGCCGACACGCTCCAGCGCCACGGCCGCCACCCGCCGCCCGCCGGCGCGCCCCCGTACCCGGGGCTCGAGTGCTCCGGCACCATCCTAGCGCTCGGCCCCAACGTCCCACCGCGGTGGGCCGTCGGCGACAAG GTCTGCGCTCTCCTTAGCGGAGGCGGGTACGCGGAGAAGGTGGTGGTGCCGGCGGGCCAGCTGCTGCCGGTGCCAGAGGGCGTGTCCCTTACGGACGCGGCCGGCTTACCCGAGGTGGCCTGCACTGTCTGGTCCACCGTGTTCATGACCAGCCACCTCTCCCCGGGTGAATCGTTCCTT ATACATGGAGGATCAAGTGGAATTGGTACATTTGCTATACAGATTGCCAAGCACCTTGGAATTAAGGTTTTTGTCACGGCAG GAAGTGAAGAAAAACTAGCAGCCTGCAAAGATTTGGGTGCTGATGTATGCATAAACTACAAAACTGAAGACTTTGTTGAGCGTGTCAAACAGGAAACTGATGGAAAAG GTGTTGATGTAATTCTCGACAACATTGGAGGACCATATCTCCAGCGCAATCTGAACAACTTAGGTGTTGATGGTAGACTTTTCATCATTGGCTTCCAAGGCGGTGCTGTAACTGAAGTGAACCTGCAAGCTGTGTTTGCACGGCGTTTGACCATACAAG CTGCTGGACTGCGCAGCAGAAGCCTTGCTAATAAAGCTCAAATCGTCAGTGAGGTGGAAAAGAATGTGTGGCCCGCAGTCAGTGCTGGCAAGGTGAAGCCGGTGATTTACAAGACGTTCCCGTTATCTGAAGCAGCTGAGGCTCATAGGTTGATGGAAACTAGCACACACATTGGCAAAATACTGCTGCTCCCATGA
- the LOC136464820 gene encoding uncharacterized protein codes for MRAVVITRGGGGPEVLEAQEVEDPAPLGDGEVLLQVAAAGVNRADTLQRHGRHPPPAGAPPYPGLECSGTILALGPNVPPRWAVGDKVCAPLSGGGYAEKVVVPAGQLLPVPEGVSLTDAAGLPEVACTVWSTVFMTSHLSPGESFLVHGGSSGIGTFAIQIAKHLGIKVFVTAGSEEKLAACKDLSADVCINYKTEDFVERVKQETDGKGVDVILDNIGGPYLQRNLNSLGVDGRLFIIGFQGGAVTEVNLQAVFARRLTIQAAGLRSRSLANKAQIVSEVEKNVWPAVTAGKVKPVIYKTFPLSEAAEAHRLMETSSHIGKILLLP; via the exons ATGAGGGCGGTGGTGATCacgcgcggtggcggcggcccaGAGGTGCTGGAGGCGCAGGAGGTGGAGGACCCCGCGCCGCTGGGAGACGGGGAGGTCCTCCTCCAGGTGGCCGCCGCGGGCGTCAACCGCGCCGACACGCTCCAGCGCCACGGCCGCCACCCGCCGCCCGCCGGCGCGCCCCCGTACCCGGGGCTCGAGTGCTCCGGCACCATCCTCGCGCTCGGCCCCAACGTCCCACCGCGATGGGCCGTCGGCGACAAG GTCTGCGCGCCCCTTAGCGGAGGCGGGTACGCGGAGAAGGTGGTGGTGCCGGCGGGCCAGCTGCTGCCGGTGCCGGAGGGCGTGTCCCTTACGGACGCGGCCGGCTTACCCGAGGTGGCCTGCACTGTCTGGTCCACCGTGTTCATGACCAGCCACCTCTCCCCCGGTGAATCGTTCCTT GTACATGGAGGATCAAGTGGAATTGGTACATTTGCTATACAGATTGCCAAGCACCTTGGAATTAAGGTTTTTGTCACGGCAG GAAGTGAAGAAAAACTAGCAGCCTGCAAAGATTTGAGTGCTGATGTATGCATAAACTACAAAACTGAAGACTTTGTTGAGCGTGTCAAACAGGAAACTGATGGAAAAG GTGTTGATGTAATTCTCGACAACATTGGAGGACCATATCTCCAGCGCAATCTGAACAGCTTAGGTGTTGATGGTAGACTTTTCATCATCGGCTTCCAAGGCGGTGCTGTAACTGAAGTGAACCTGCAAGCTGTGTTTGCACGGCGTTTGACCATACAAG CTGCTGGACTGCGCAGCAGAAGCCTTGCTAATAAAGCTCAAATCGTCAGTGAGGTGGAAAAGAATGTGTGGCCCGCAGTCACTGCTGGCAAGGTGAAGCCGGTGATTTACAAGACGTTCCCGTTATCTGAAGCAGCTGAGGCTCATAGGTTGATGGAAACTAGCTCACACATTGGCAAAATACTGCTGCTCCCATGA
- the LOC136464821 gene encoding 3',5'-bisphosphate nucleotidase AHL-like encodes MGSLRVAGLAWAAAASPEWGVRRRCCRGAPLVRPRASAASLGAGQLRVGTEHGWLWDCRGGGARDYAREMEVAVRVVQVACTLCQRVQDSLLRPGPDAASGGGRVHAKLDRSPVTVADWGVQATVSWLLSSSFHDENISIVAEEDDETLSSSDGATLLESVVEAVNGCLVEAPNYGLRSPEKELGAHDVIQAIRKCSSTGGPKGRFWVLDPVDGTLGFVRGDQYAIALALIEDGEVILGVLGCPNYPMKKEWLNYHQKYYRLMSKVAPPPLGSWHKGCVMYAQKGCGQAWMQPLVHDFGKLNWHHPREIQVSSISDPISATFCEPVEKANSSHSFTAGLAQSVGLRNQPLRVYSMVKYAAIARGDAEIFMKFARAGYKEKIWDHAAGVVIIQEAGGVVTDAGGRPLDFSRGVYLEGLDRGIIACSRALLHHRILDAVDASWNSSTL; translated from the exons ATGGGCAGCCTCCGCGTCGCCGGCTTGGCatgggccgccgccgcctcgccggaATGGGGAgtgcgccgccgctgctgccgcggGGCGCCGCTGGTCCGCCCCCGCGCGTCGGCGGCCTCCCTCGGCGCTGGGCAGCTCCGGGTCGGGACGGAGCACGGGTGGCTCTGGGactgccgcggcggcggcgcgagggaTTACGCCAGGGAGATGGAGGTGGCGGTGCGCGTCGTGCAGGTGGCCTGCACCCTGTGCCAGCGCGTGCAGGACTCGCTTCTCCGCCCCGGCCCCGACGCCGCCTCCGGCGGCGGCCGCGTCCACGCCAAGCTCGACCGCTCCCCCGTCACCGTCGCTG ATTGGGGTGTTCAAGCGACAGTAAGCTGGCTGCTTTCCAGTTCCTTTCATGATGAGAACATATCTATCGTTGCCGAAGAAGATGATGAGACACTGTCTAGTAGCGATGGTGCAACTTTGCTTGAATCTGTTGTTGAGGCTGTCAATGGCTGTCTGGTTGAAGCTCCAAACTATGGGCTGAGATCCCCTGAGAAAGAGCTCGGAGCTCATGATGTTATTCAAGCCATACGGAAATGCAGTTCAACTGGAGGCCCGAAAGGAAGATTTTGGGTGCTTGATCCTGTCGACGGCACCCTTGGTTTTGTGAGAGGGGACCAATATGCTATTGCTCTAGCCTTgattgaagatggagaagttatACTTGGTGTTCTTGGGTGCCCAAATTATCCAATGAAGAAAGAGTGGCTCAACTATCATCAAAAGTACTACAGGTTGATGTCTAAGGTTGCTCCTCCTCCACTGGGGTCCTGGCACAAGGGTTGTGTGATGTATGCCCAGAAAGGTTGTGGCCAAGCTTGGATGCAGCCACTGGTCCATGACTTCGGTAAGCTAAATTGGCACCACCCAAGGGAGATTCAAGTATCATCCATCAGTGATCCAATCTCAGCTACGTTCTGTGAACCAGTTGAGAAAGCCAACTCAAGCCATTCCTTCACAGCAGGACTTGCTCAAAGTGTAGGATTAAG GAATCAACCTCTGCGCGTGTACAGCATGGTGAAATATGCTGCAATAGCACGAGGTGATGCTGAGATCTTCATGAAATTTGCAAGAGCTGGATACAAAGAGAAGATATGGGATCATGCTGCAGGGGTGGTTATCATTCAGGAGGCTGGTGGAGTGGTCACAGATGCTGGAGGCCGCCCATTGGACTTCTCAAGGGGTGTTTACCTGGAAGGTTTGGATAGAGGCATAATAGCTTGTTCCAGAGCATTGCTTCATCACAGAATTTTAGATGCTGTTGATGCGAGTTGGAACTCATCAACACTATGA